The Treponema primitia ZAS-1 genome window below encodes:
- a CDS encoding flavodoxin family protein, with translation MRVLLINGSPHEKGCTYTILAEVAGQIEAAGIETEYFHIGDGPIRGCTGCGGCAKTARCVYNDDGVNACVEKLIKADGVVVGSPVYYAGPNGALCAFLDRMFFMKSQLFAFKPAAAVVNCRRGGGTAAFERLNKYFTISRMPVVSSQYWNTTHGFTPEEVRQDKEGMQIMRTLGKNMAWMLRAVAKEGIAEIAAQQEDTTPTNFIR, from the coding sequence ATGCGTGTACTTTTAATCAACGGGAGCCCCCATGAAAAGGGCTGTACCTATACTATCCTTGCGGAGGTAGCGGGGCAGATTGAAGCCGCCGGTATTGAGACAGAATATTTTCATATCGGTGATGGACCTATCCGCGGCTGTACCGGCTGCGGAGGCTGTGCAAAAACCGCCCGGTGCGTTTACAACGATGACGGGGTAAATGCCTGCGTAGAAAAACTCATCAAAGCGGATGGGGTGGTTGTTGGTTCGCCGGTTTATTATGCGGGACCAAACGGCGCCCTCTGCGCCTTCCTGGACCGGATGTTTTTTATGAAATCCCAGCTCTTTGCTTTTAAGCCTGCCGCTGCGGTGGTAAACTGCCGCCGGGGCGGGGGGACTGCCGCCTTTGAACGGCTTAATAAATATTTTACCATTTCCCGTATGCCCGTGGTTTCTTCCCAGTACTGGAACACCACCCATGGTTTTACCCCGGAGGAAGTACGGCAGGATAAGGAGGGTATGCAGATCATGCGTACCCTGGGGAAGAATATGGCATGGATGCTCAGGGCCGTCGCAAAAGAGGGGATCGCCGAAATCGCCGCTCAACAGGAAGATACCACGCCGACGAACTTTATTCGGTAG